TGATCCTGCGATTGCCACGATGGTTGTCTTTTATATTGTCAAAATCGGACTCAATATCTTTTGCGAATATACGGAAACCTCTGCTAAACCCCCAACGGATGACCCACAATCGCGACGGATACCGCACGATTGAATCGGGCTAACCTTCAAGATTTTCTCAACCCCCTGATGATTAATGTTTGTGTAGGGGCTGGTTTTGTGCCTGCCCTGTCAACGATGAGCTGATGAGCCGACAACAACTAGGAACAAGGAAAAATTTTGGCGTTTACCTCATCGCCTTTTGCCTGCTCATCTGGCTGCTTGCTGTAGCAACACCCGTGAGTGCCGACCCTTCTGCCAGTCCCGCATCTGTCGATACCCTAGAACAGATGCGCCAAAGCATCGATCAGCAGCGATCGCAACTGAAAAAAGAACGCGATCGCCTCTCGCAGATTGAACAAGCGGTTCAAAGCCAACTTACTGGCATTCAACAGAACATTCAGGCTACTGATAACGCTTACCAAGATTATGCCGCTCAAATCGAACTCGCCAACAAGCGTCTGAGAGGGGTGCAAGAGGAATTAGCGCTCGCGGAAGGACGCTATTACCAAAAACAGGCTGCGATTATTGCTCGACTACGCTTCCTGCAACGCCAACGGCGCACAGGTTTTGGCTGGGATATCTTGCTCAAAAGCCAAAACCTTAATGAATTTTTGGATCGCCGTCGTCACGTCAAATTACTTTATCAAGCGGATCGGAAAATCTTAGTTAGTTTCAAAACCGAAGCCAATCGGATTAATCAGCAAAAAATACAAGTTGAGACACAGAAAAACCAAATTGCCCTGTTAACTCAGCAACTGTTAGCCCAAAAGGCGCAGTACCAAGCCCAACTGGTGGCGCAGCAGCAGCTCATGGAACGGCTCAAAACCGACAAGCAAGCCTTAGAATCGGCTCAAGCGCACTTAGCGATCGATTCTAGAAATATTGGTGTCCTGATTCGCCGGGAAGTTGCCGCCTCGAACAAGGCAACGTTTCCCCACACTGGCGTTTTTAGCAATGGTTCGCTGATGTTCCCCAGTGACGCCGAGATTACTAGCGGCTTTGGTTGGCGGCGTCATCCCATTCTCGGTCAAGACCGCTTCCATGGGGGTATTGACTTTGGTGCCAGCTATGGCAGCACCATTCGAGCGGCAGAAGGCGGTAAAGTGATTTTTGCGGGTTGGTACGGTGGCTACGGTAATACGGTGATTATCAACCATGGCGGTGGGATTAGTACTCTCTACGCTCACACCAGTAAGCTGTATGTGAGTCAAGGAAAAATCGTACAGCCCGGAGAAGCGATCGCGGAGGTAGGCTCTACAGGATTATCCACTGGCCCTCATCTCCATTTTGAAGTGCGTCAAGATGGCGAACCCGTCGATCCGATGGCTTACCTCTAGTCTTAGTCCCGTGATATGCTATTGTGAGGAAGTAAGGGCATGTAGCTCAGTGGATAGAGCATCAGATTCCGGTTCTGAGGGCCGGGGGTTCAAATCCCTCCATGCTCGTAAGGTTAAACTCAATAGAATCCTTGGTTAATCAGGGTTTCAAGCCATCAGTCTCTAACTGTCACATTACTAATTGTGGCAGTTTTTGAGTATTTCTACTGTTTTTTCTGACTAAAGTAAACTATTAAAATCATAGTTTTAGTTGATTGAAATCACACTAGCGCTATTAGTAGCGATTAGCTTAGAAAAAACGAGTATGAATGCTTAGAAACATTAAAGTCTAATGGCTAGAAAAGAAGACCTTAAACCAATAGCTCTTACTGGAAAACGGGTTGGTCAAGAAGTTGATGCAAATGAAGAAGGACTAACTCATGAACTTTGTAGAGAATTGAATTTGTGCTGTCCTGAATGTTATCAATTTGTTCATTTAAGGCAATCAGATAAGATTACGAGTTACTTTGCTCACTATGATGTAGAAGATAAAAGCTGTAAATACAGAGAAGACTCATCTAGCAGTAGCACAGAAGACCATACAGCAACTAGCGATAGCAAAGGTCAAGATTTGGGGAAAATACAGGAACAATTTGAAAATATATTTTATTGGTTTTATGAAGAAATACATTCTTTTTACTCTTTAAATTTAGAAAATATTGCTATTTTAGGCTTAGAAGATATTACTAACAAATGTCAACAACATCTTAAATGCATTAAAGATCTAATTTTCATTAAATTAATAAACAAGCAAGGAAAACTTGAAGAAACTAGAAACAATAATCATAAAATTTATCTGACAGTACTGAAAGTTTTATCTATTGATATGAATAAGCATTTATTGAGGAAGCTTATTAAGTCTATAATTGGTATTACTCATTCAAATATCACTGAAACTATAAAATGCACACAAGATGCCACAGCTTCAATCAACGAAATATTAATTAATGATCTAAATAGGTTTATTGAAAGCAGCGTTCATAATATTATTGAAGTTATTACTAATATTGATTGGACAACCCAAAAAAATATTATTGCTAATGATCGAATTGGTTATTATATACCTTTTTATAGTAAAGAAACAGAAAAATATAAATGTGATGAAAATTCAAATATAAAAAATTCAAAATTTAACTTCCCTGAATCTAAGGAACTTTTAGAAATTAACGCACTGGCATCGTTAAAAAAACAAAATATTTTTCCTTTTAATTTGACGGCTGAGAGCATTAAACTCAGTAAGGAGGCAAGATTAGTAGAAAAATATCCTTATAGTCTTGTTACGGATATGGGATATGTTTTTGAAGTTCAAAAAGATGGGACAGTTATTTCTGTAGTCCAATTAGACTTTGAAACAGGATTAAGCATTCAGCTTCCTGCTAAAGCTTCGGTAGCCACTAAGAAAATATTTCGATTAGTTGAAGATTTTTTTTTACTTGAGGGTGATAGATTATATAATGCTTTACTTAATCAGATTCTCTACACAACAAATAATAACTGGATTATTCTTTGTTTAGGTCTAAAAGCCTTAAGTCAGGTTAAGGTTGAGGTTGATAAACTTTCTATTTTTATTGAAAAAGATTGGCTGTCATTTGTAAAGCAAGTAATCAATGATATTGATTGGCCTACTCTGAGTACAGAAGACAGAACAGTATTAATAAGGAAGTTAAAGAAACAATTATCTCAGGAATTGCCTCTTCTCGGAGTCCACGTACCAACCTTAGAGAAGACTGTGAATTCTACATTCAAAAATCTAGGATATCACGAATACAATTGATTATTTTTCATATTAATCCCCTTCTGTTTTTGTGTTCTAATTCGTATGACGGTGAAATGACTATTAACGGAAAGGCAATTTTACATCTGCATAAGAAGAGCTGTTGTGAGATATAGATAGGGGAAATTCCCCATATCCTATAGATTTCCAGTGAAAGAAACTTATCCGAACCGACGTGTTGTCCGCCTGGGAACTTGCCTGTTATATATTTTGTTGGTACCCAGCCTAATTTTAATTGCTCCTAGTGTTTTTCTAGTAAACATCGATCCCCTATTTCATTCAGCCTGCGAGGATCGTTTCCTCAATATGAACTGTAAGGCTCATCAAGGCGAAGCGAAAATTAACGTTGCTCAAATAAATCGCGCTCAGAGAACTTACTACGGAAGGTATGCTAAGTTCACCTCTTCTCAGAAGATACTAGGTTCTATCATTGAGTCAAAAGCCTATACCTATTCAATACGAATTACGGCAAGAGCAGCATTTAATTATGCAATTCCTCGACCAAACTTTCAAGACCATAAAGGCTATGTCGGTGCTGTTTTTGTAGATAGCCAAGGCAGCTCTTACTCCATTGAATGCAAGTCTGAGCGCCCTGGTGTAAAGCTACTAGCTGACCCTAGCTATCAAAATGGCGTTTTGGCTTGTGGTGCTGGTACGCGCCAAGTGAAGTGATTTTAGTGCATTGGGAATTAGAAAGAAGAACGTTATAGCGGTTTTTAAGGCGAATTAAGAATGCTTGTAGTAGAGATTATCGGTATTTCAAGCCAGCGATTTAGAAGCTTTTCTCCCTATAAGCTAATCTCGATAACACTAACTTGTCACCTAGTCATTTAATGAGTCACTGTAAAATTATTTGGCTGTGCCATAAACCTGTCGCTCAACGCTAGTCAAACGTTCGCCGATTTCTGTAAACCGAGGACGCCGTGATAAAACTGGGTTTAGACAGTCTTGCTGTAAGGCACGAAGACTTTCCACCGCCCAAGTGTGTTCCGACGACTCCTCCAGCGTGCAACGGTTTAACATATCCTCAAGTAAGCAGCCAAAAGCCCTCACCTCTAACCGTTCTAGCGCTTGCCCTATCACCACATCACTCTTGTCGTAAAAAGAGGCGGCTCCAAAGTCTCCCAACAAACTATGGCCTGTTTCATCGACCAGAATATTGTGAGCATAGAGATCACCATGCATGATGCCTTTGGCATGAAGGTGTGCGGCAGCCGAGGCAATGCCAATCGTCAGGCGTAAAATCACAGGCAAAGGGAACGAGGCGTTTGCACTGTAGGTATCTCTTGTGCAAGTGTCAAAGTCCGGCGGCTGCCCTAAGTTTTTGTAATCGGGGGGGATGAACGAAAACACAAGCCCTTCTTTGTCCTCCGGTTCGTTGCTGAGCTTGCCTAGCACGTTAACAAGATTGTCATGGCACCCAGCCGCCAGACTTGCCGCCATTTCATCAGCAGGTAACCCGTCACTGGTGATCTCACCCTTGAATATTTTGATCGCTACCTGTTTTTGGGCAAGTTTGGTCGTCCAAAGCCCCTGATAAATCACCCCGGAAGCACCTTGCCCAAGAATTTCCCCCAGCGTCAGCTCGTCCCAATCAATGTCTGGAAGCACTGGCTTATGAGTAGCCTCTGCATTACACAAGGGGTTGCCAGCATAAGCCAGCCAAGACAGGCGAGGAAGGGTGAACAACCAAGGGGGCAACCCAGCAAGCTGATTTGCCGAAAGCCGTATGAGTTCCAAATTCTTGCACTCAGCCATCTCCTGTGGGAGTGACTGGAGCCTGTTGCCGGCTAGCATCAGCTTTTGCAACTGGCTCATGCTGCCAAGGGAAGCGGGTAGCTTCTCAATTTTATTGTTGGTGAGAATCAGCCAGCGGAGCGAAGGCGGTAGAGTGCGTTCGCCAACAGTTGCAACCTGGTTGGATTTAAAACTCACCATCTTGAGGTCAAGGCAGTGCGAAAGAACCTCTGGAATTTCCTCAAAATCATTGTTGGTAAAGAAAACAATTTTGAGGTGCTTTAACCGTTCAAATTCATCGGGTAAAGCCCTTAAATGGTTATTAGATAGATCTAAGATTTCCAATGAATCTGCCAGATCCAAAATCTCTGATGGAAATTGAGTCAGGGAGCAGGCAAGCTTGAGTCGTTTGCTTCCCGCTAACTGTCCAGAGCGAAGCAAGTTTAGGGTTTCCATTTAATGAGAAAGTAGCTCTGTTCGATTATCTGGATTAGGCGAGGTCAATTTTTGGGGATGACGAGGCCAGCACAATCAAGGTTTATCAGCGATTTGTCATCAAGGAACGTACTGTCGCTCAGTATAGCTTAAGTCTCGCGGGTTGCTTTTTCGCATACAGCTAATCTCCCAACAGAGGATAGGGATACCTGCGTTGACGTTGTATATCATTTGCCCACAGAATTTTTGCGTTAGGCTGTGACAAGCGACTCTTCTCGATAATCCTCCCAAACTCGCCATGAAACAGTGCATCAACGACTTTTGTGGGGAGGATGGACGCCGCGTCCAGCAATCGAGGTAAAACGTCTGAGGCATTTGGAGCAAAAACTTGAGGATATCTGCTTTTTGGCAGCGTTACCGACACTTAGGGATAGTGTCGGCATTGGGGATAAGTGGAGCGATCGCACTGTGCAATTACACCCTTGCCCAAAACATTACATTAGATGGAACCCTTGGACCAGCAGGAACCTTGACCGGGCCGCGTTACGTTATCCCCCAAGAAGTCGGTCAAACCGTTGAAAACAATCTGTTTCACAGCTTTGGACAATTTGGACTGCTTCTAGGCGAGAGAGTTGGTTTTGCCAGTGCTGCCAATATTAGGAACATCCTCGTTCGCGTCACAGGCGGTTCGCCCTCTTTAATTGACGGTCTGATTTATACCGATAGCGCTAACGTCAATCTTTTCTTAATCAATCCTAGCGGCATTCAACTTGGTTCAAATGCCGGACTGGATGTCGGCGGCAGGAATAGAGGTTCATTTGTGGCGACGACTGTCGATGCACTAGTGTGGCCCAATGGCGGACAGTTTAGTGCAACCAATCCCAGTGGAGCTAATAGCTTATTAACCATTACTGGCGATCCAGGTGGATTTCTCTCTCAGTCGAGAGCGCCAGCACCCATTGT
This sequence is a window from Microcoleus sp. AS-A8. Protein-coding genes within it:
- a CDS encoding peptidoglycan DD-metalloendopeptidase family protein; translation: MSRQQLGTRKNFGVYLIAFCLLIWLLAVATPVSADPSASPASVDTLEQMRQSIDQQRSQLKKERDRLSQIEQAVQSQLTGIQQNIQATDNAYQDYAAQIELANKRLRGVQEELALAEGRYYQKQAAIIARLRFLQRQRRTGFGWDILLKSQNLNEFLDRRRHVKLLYQADRKILVSFKTEANRINQQKIQVETQKNQIALLTQQLLAQKAQYQAQLVAQQQLMERLKTDKQALESAQAHLAIDSRNIGVLIRREVAASNKATFPHTGVFSNGSLMFPSDAEITSGFGWRRHPILGQDRFHGGIDFGASYGSTIRAAEGGKVIFAGWYGGYGNTVIINHGGGISTLYAHTSKLYVSQGKIVQPGEAIAEVGSTGLSTGPHLHFEVRQDGEPVDPMAYL
- a CDS encoding type IV pilin-like G/H family protein, which encodes MKETYPNRRVVRLGTCLLYILLVPSLILIAPSVFLVNIDPLFHSACEDRFLNMNCKAHQGEAKINVAQINRAQRTYYGRYAKFTSSQKILGSIIESKAYTYSIRITARAAFNYAIPRPNFQDHKGYVGAVFVDSQGSSYSIECKSERPGVKLLADPSYQNGVLACGAGTRQVK
- a CDS encoding leucine-rich repeat-containing serine/threonine-protein kinase, giving the protein METLNLLRSGQLAGSKRLKLACSLTQFPSEILDLADSLEILDLSNNHLRALPDEFERLKHLKIVFFTNNDFEEIPEVLSHCLDLKMVSFKSNQVATVGERTLPPSLRWLILTNNKIEKLPASLGSMSQLQKLMLAGNRLQSLPQEMAECKNLELIRLSANQLAGLPPWLFTLPRLSWLAYAGNPLCNAEATHKPVLPDIDWDELTLGEILGQGASGVIYQGLWTTKLAQKQVAIKIFKGEITSDGLPADEMAASLAAGCHDNLVNVLGKLSNEPEDKEGLVFSFIPPDYKNLGQPPDFDTCTRDTYSANASFPLPVILRLTIGIASAAAHLHAKGIMHGDLYAHNILVDETGHSLLGDFGAASFYDKSDVVIGQALERLEVRAFGCLLEDMLNRCTLEESSEHTWAVESLRALQQDCLNPVLSRRPRFTEIGERLTSVERQVYGTAK